In Pirellulales bacterium, the sequence ATGTGCAGTACGCCATCAAGCGCGCAGAAGGCCGCCAGGTATTGTACGTGCTGGAAGTGAATCCCCGCGCCAGCCGTACGGTGCCGTTTGTCGCCAAAGCCACCGGCCTGCCCGTGGCCGGTGTCGCCGCCAAAGTCATGGCCGGCATTTCGCTGGCGGAACAGGGTGTCACGAGCGAGCCCATCCCTGCCCAAGTTTCCGTGAAGGAAAGCGTGTTTCCGTTCGTCAAATTCGCCGGCGTCGATATTGTCCTCGGTCCCGAAATGCGCTCCACCGGCGAAGTGATGGGCGTCAGCGAAAATTTCCCCATCGCCTTCGCCAAAAGCCAACTGGCGGCAGGCGTGGTTCTGCCGCGTGATGGCAGCATTTTTATCAGCGTGGCTTCGCCCGCGCAAAAGGAACACATGGTCGATGTCGCTCGCCGACTGGTCGCGCTGGGTTACACGCTGCTGGCCACGACGAACACCGCCGCTAGGTTTGCTGAAGCCGGCATTGCGGTCGAGCCGGTGAAAAAGCTGCAGGAAGGGCATCCGAATTTGCTCGACCATTTGAAAAATGGCGCCGTCAAGTTGATTATGAACACGCCCCGCGGCAAAGGCGCCCGCACCGACGAGGGCCGCATCCGCGCCGCCGCCGTGCAGGCTGGCATTCCCTGCGTCACCACCATTCCCGCCGCCGACGCCTGCGTCCGCGCCATGGAAGCCCTCCGCGAAGGCGACATGGCTGTACAGGCCATCCAAGACCGGCTTCCCGACCGGACCCCGATGCCACAAACGACCGGCGTCCAAAGGTAGAGCATTTTTAGCATCGCCCACAAGCCCCATTCCCCCCTCGAAGCCATGTCCCACGATCGACCCTTAGCCGGCAAAAGATTTCTGATTTTCGTCGACGATGTTTACGAAGATTTGGAGCTGTGGTATCCCAAACTGCGACTCATCGAAGCAGGCGCCGACGTGCTTACCGCCGGGCCCAAAGCTCGGCATTGGTACACTGGCAAACACGGTTACCCGTGTATGTCCGATGCCGCGATTGCCGAAGCGGAAGTGCGCGCCGCCAATTTTGACGGGCTCGTGATTCCCGGCGGGTTTATGCCCGACAAGCTGCGCCGCGACCCCAAGGTGTTGCAGCTAGTCCGCGATTTTGCCGCAGCGGGAAAATTGGTGGCCGCCATTTGCCACGGCGGCTGGATTCCCATTTCGGCCGGCGTGTACCGGGGGGTGCGAGTGACCGGTTCGCTGGGCATTAAGGATGATTTAGCCAACGCCGGCGCCTTATGGGAAGATGCATCCGTGGTCATCGACCGCCACTTCGTGTCCAGCCGCAAACCGGACGATCTGCCCGATTTTTGCCGCGGTATTTTGCAAGTCATGACGGGGAAGAAATAGAACCATACCGATCCGGCCGGAACCAGCGACCAGTCGCCTTATCTACGCGGTGCGAAATTCGGGTTTGGCCAGCCCAGCGAAGTGAAACTTGCCGGCGCGGCCATGTCGGCGCGGCGGATTGGACGGATGGAAAGTTCGTCGATCCACGCTTCCCCCACGCCGCTCAGCGCGAACGTAACGGTCAGGTTGTCGGCGTGCGCGGCGGCGCGGTACATCACAAATTCGCGCCAGCCGTCGGTTTGCGTGATCCGCTGTGCCAGCGCTTCGCCGCCCAGCGAATCGAGAATCATCAGGCCGTCCACGCTGCCGACAATCGTTCGCGGCACGCGCACCTGACCACGAATGCACACGATGTCGCCCGCATTCACCCGAACCGGCGCGCTGGTCACCCACAGCGGCGGCGATTCGACCAAGGTGGCGGCTAAATCGGCGGGTTTTTCCGTCTTCACGCTTTGCACTTGCAGGTGCAGGCTGTGCCGGTCGGCATAAGGGGCCAGGGGCGAAAGCTCGACAGAAGTTTGCAAATCGGGCGGGGCGTGCTCGAAGTGTTGCCAACCAGCCTGAAGCATGGTTTGCAAATTCTCGAAATCACCACCAATCAAAACGTTTTCGCCAGGTGGACCACGCGTGGTCGAAGCCGCAAAGTTGATTTGCTCCGGCAGCGTGTTGAAGCTCACCGCCAACGGACTGGAAACGGGCGATGGCAGAGGCTTGATGGCCTGCTCCCAGGTTTCCCGCTTCCAATGTTCCAGCGGATAGGCGGCGTTGCGGGCAGTCAAATACGCCTGCGCATATTGCCCTGCTGACAGAAATGCATCGGCCTGTTGCAAGCCCGCCTGGGCGGTAGCCAGCGGCGTAGAAGCCGAGTGGAATTGCGTTTGGCCCGCCAAACGCCCGGCCACGGCGGCGGTTTGTTCCAGCATGGCGGCCGTCAGCGTTCGCTGCAGTTGAGCGGCCCGGGGCGCCAGTTCCGTCGTGCGGCGCTGCAGGGCGTTTTCCACCGCCGGATCGGCGGTGATCAGCACCAGCGACGTGAGCAGAAAATCTTCGATGGCGATGGCCGTGCCCCCGCTCACCCGCTGGCAACGAAGTGGCCGTAGCCCGGCGGGCGTGATCTCATAAACCCGGTAATCTTCCGGCACACCAGGCACGACCAGCGTTGTCACGGTGCCTTGCGTCGGCTTAGCGATTCCCGGAAACAACGGATTGCGATTCGCCGATGGCATGTACGTTTGATCGCCCACGGTGTCTTGCATGCCGGAACCGGTTGGATCACGCCGCAGCAATTTGCTGTCGTCCTTAAGTGCCGCGTTACCGTCCTGTCGATCTGATGTTTTACCGTTGAAGTTGCTCGATCCGGTGCCGCCCGGGGTTGGCAATCCGGTTCCGCCCGTATCGGGCGCTGGCACGTACTGCGACGAGTTGGGTAAGCGCATGGCCACGACCAGCCGGGCTTTGTCGGCGTTGAGGACCACGGAGCTGATGTTTGGATCGTTCGAGGTGGCAGAGGTAACGTAATTTCCCGCCGCGCCCCAGGGCGAAATCAAATCCAATTCCAAGTTCAACAGCGCCAGCGAAGCGGCGCGGAGTCGAGTGAAATTGTCGCCCGAATCGAGCCGCGAGCGGGAAGCGAATTCGAGGCCGCGCATCCCGGAGCAAAATGCCAAGTACGCCGTCAGCCGTAATGAATCGACGTCGATCGTCGGCACCGGCGCCGACGCGGGCTGGCCCGAGCCAAAAAATGCCGCCGCTTCATCGACCACGGCCGGCTCAGCCTCGGTCTGCACAACCGCCCACAACGGCACGCCCGGACGAGCCAATCGCGGCCGTTGACTTAACCAGGCGCCGTAATCTTTCAGTTCCAAACTTGTGTCCAGCGTCGGGCGCGATTCGGAAAGCACATCCACCTGGCGACTGTAGGCCAGCGATTCTTCTTCCGGACTGCATACCAGCGGTCGCCGTAGTTGACGATCAGCCAAACGTAATTGCCTGGCCAGCGCGGCGGCGCCGGGCAGCTCGCGGGCGGCCAACCCGCTGCCCAAGTGCCACGCCAGCACGGGTGCAAAGGCGGGGGTGATGGGGGCCAGTTGAATTTCTCCTGGCCCAGTTTGCAGATTGGCGTTTTGATCGACCAGCGGCGGCGGTCCAATCAATAGCATGCCTGTGCGCTGGGCTTCCGCTAACATTTCATTGGTAATGGGACC encodes:
- a CDS encoding type 1 glutamine amidotransferase domain-containing protein, whose translation is MSHDRPLAGKRFLIFVDDVYEDLELWYPKLRLIEAGADVLTAGPKARHWYTGKHGYPCMSDAAIAEAEVRAANFDGLVIPGGFMPDKLRRDPKVLQLVRDFAAAGKLVAAICHGGWIPISAGVYRGVRVTGSLGIKDDLANAGALWEDASVVIDRHFVSSRKPDDLPDFCRGILQVMTGKK